A window from Mycolicibacterium tokaiense encodes these proteins:
- a CDS encoding EsaB/YukD family protein — MTRLTIFGGGAETDVAVPDGIPLATLLPHLHDLLTGAGADPGVLCAGVTDAAGRVVDTSKSLRDNGVGDGTVLLLVAPAPARPAPVPVEPAAVCDRTALPPGFGAVAGVAVVTAMVASAAAFAAPGTGLPDVLLGAAAAAVAAVVSGRICGDRTWWWGALTCLATVWAVAALAATVVTAGAVTAAVLAVVVSLAVLTTTFRVAAGVCRLGSDPDPGSRLREARQLITSLVAGSAAAAAAGVAVVTTVSPGWAASTLAAVTATVLVLRIRTHPETAAATGLCGAALLALVCGLVAAHRHAPGLGWELGATAAVALVGVRPPRGFSSPARRRAAQGLELALLAAAVPVAGWALGVFTPGAVWP, encoded by the coding sequence ATGACACGGTTGACGATCTTCGGGGGTGGCGCCGAGACCGATGTGGCCGTGCCCGACGGGATCCCACTGGCGACGCTGCTGCCGCACCTGCACGACCTGTTGACCGGGGCCGGAGCCGATCCCGGGGTGCTGTGCGCAGGGGTCACCGACGCCGCAGGCAGGGTGGTGGACACGTCGAAGAGTCTGCGCGACAACGGAGTCGGCGACGGAACGGTTCTTCTTCTGGTGGCCCCGGCGCCGGCACGACCCGCACCGGTGCCAGTAGAACCCGCTGCGGTCTGCGACCGCACGGCGCTGCCGCCGGGTTTCGGCGCCGTTGCCGGAGTGGCGGTGGTCACGGCCATGGTCGCATCGGCGGCGGCGTTCGCGGCGCCGGGCACCGGGCTACCCGATGTGCTGCTGGGGGCGGCGGCTGCCGCGGTGGCCGCCGTGGTGAGCGGGCGCATCTGCGGCGACCGCACCTGGTGGTGGGGCGCGCTGACCTGCCTGGCCACGGTGTGGGCCGTCGCCGCCCTGGCCGCCACCGTCGTCACCGCCGGCGCGGTCACCGCGGCGGTGCTCGCGGTCGTGGTGTCTCTGGCGGTCCTGACCACGACGTTCCGGGTGGCCGCCGGGGTATGCCGGCTCGGTTCGGACCCGGACCCGGGATCGCGGCTGCGCGAGGCGCGCCAACTGATCACCAGTCTGGTGGCCGGATCCGCCGCCGCCGCGGCAGCCGGGGTGGCGGTGGTGACCACGGTGTCGCCGGGATGGGCGGCCAGCACGCTGGCCGCGGTCACCGCCACAGTGTTGGTCCTGCGGATCCGCACCCATCCGGAGACAGCCGCGGCCACCGGCCTGTGCGGCGCAGCTCTGCTGGCACTGGTGTGCGGCCTCGTCGCCGCGCACCGCCACGCCCCGGGCCTCGGCTGGGAACTGGGCGCCACGGCGGCAGTGGCGCTGGTGGGGGTCCGTCCGCCCCGGGGCTTCTCGAGCCCGGCCCGACGGCGGGCTGCGCAGGGGCTCGAGTTGGCGCTTCTGGCCGCCGCGGTTCCGGTGGCCGGGTGGGCCCTCGGTGTGTTCACCCCCGGCGCGGTGTGGCCATGA
- the eccCb gene encoding type VII secretion protein EccCb — translation MHQVMKADPPAPTAVPVAAPPPVPAAAPAGVAARLIPLSTLGVTAAMVAVVLATDSPLASNPMFLMFPLMMAVSALASLAGGHRGTAELDAVRRRYLHHLSDIGQTLTEHGAAQHRWLAHHHPGPETLWQVAGSERRWERRRGHQGFGRIRCGLGEVSAAAQPELPGGTELGDVDPVTTAALQRLLHAYATIRDAPVTVDLGAAALVRLLGDDNATAAWARALLCQLATFHTPADVAIAVAGPEHRLDRWDWLKWLPHHGHPQHCDDVGPARLVYRGVADAVADHTPGRQLVLLVDGTTVTAGDIGERPDVTVVCLGGAVGTGDVVWDACSGEVRPDTLSLPAAAACARRLARRAPAPEQTAGAGDPLHVRLGRTDRGDPVYLDIREAALGGAGPHGLCIGATGSGKSELLRTVAVAMIARHSVDELNLILVDFKGGASFLDLQRAPHVAAVITNLADEAHLVDRMRDALEGEMHRRQQLLREAGNLAKADDYARVRQTRPDLPALPALLVIVDEFSELLSRQPDFIDVFTAIGRVGRSLGIHLLLASRRLDDGRLRGLESHLSYRICLKTLSVAESRAVLGVPDAHHLPATPGSALLKIGAADPVPFRADQVSAPAVPSFSAPARVLRHPVRFTSVPAGPVHRGGADNSSCRSVLETVLDAAAVPGAAAHPVWLAPLRHSPRLADLPVGAGLTVPIGLSDRVFEQRRVPALLNLSGAAGNVAVVGGPRSGKTTVLTTLIGALSLAHGPDELHLYCLDFGGGALAPLIGLPHVGAVAGRRDPELVRRIVAQVVAEVRRRDGRCTAGADTFLLIDGWATFRQEFDDLENTVVSLATEGLAHGVHVVVTATRWADLRSVLKDQLGSRVELRLADPVDSEVDRTRARAVPKARPGSGLTPDGYPMTAALPGDLDALAVQLRARHGTSCAPRVTTLPTQVDRRALPWAADAVLGLGDREMQPVTLDFAVRPHLVILGDAQCGKTAAIRLLLDEIGRTSQAEVHLLDPRRTLHPQGCHAYAGSTTQCADLVADLVARLQPRTRAGWTGPQVYLLVDDHELTGRAIEPLVELIPHARDIGLHVVLARRGGARALYDPVLTALRDCGSVSLQMSQAGDDAGRARVLPPGRATVAVGAEQQVVQLAWVPPR, via the coding sequence GTGCACCAGGTGATGAAAGCGGACCCGCCGGCGCCCACGGCGGTCCCGGTGGCCGCGCCGCCGCCGGTTCCCGCCGCGGCGCCGGCGGGAGTCGCGGCCCGGCTGATCCCGCTGTCCACCCTGGGCGTGACGGCGGCCATGGTGGCCGTGGTGTTGGCGACGGATTCACCGCTGGCGAGCAACCCGATGTTCCTGATGTTTCCGCTGATGATGGCGGTGTCGGCGCTGGCCAGCCTGGCCGGCGGCCACCGCGGCACCGCCGAGCTCGACGCCGTCCGGCGCCGCTACCTGCACCACCTGTCCGACATCGGGCAGACGCTGACGGAACATGGCGCAGCACAACACCGATGGCTCGCTCACCACCACCCGGGGCCCGAAACTTTGTGGCAGGTAGCCGGATCCGAGCGACGGTGGGAACGCCGCCGCGGGCACCAGGGCTTCGGTCGCATCAGATGCGGCCTGGGCGAGGTGAGCGCCGCCGCACAGCCCGAGCTCCCCGGCGGCACCGAACTCGGCGACGTCGACCCGGTGACCACCGCGGCGCTGCAGCGCCTCCTGCACGCCTACGCCACGATTCGCGACGCTCCCGTCACCGTGGATCTGGGAGCCGCCGCCCTGGTCCGGCTGCTGGGCGACGACAACGCCACCGCAGCGTGGGCGCGGGCCCTGCTGTGCCAGCTGGCCACCTTCCACACCCCGGCCGATGTGGCCATCGCCGTCGCGGGCCCGGAGCACCGGCTCGACCGCTGGGACTGGCTGAAATGGCTACCCCACCACGGGCATCCGCAGCACTGCGACGACGTGGGCCCGGCCCGGCTGGTGTACCGCGGCGTGGCCGACGCGGTGGCCGACCATACGCCGGGCCGGCAGCTGGTGCTGCTGGTGGACGGGACGACGGTGACGGCGGGCGACATCGGCGAGCGCCCCGATGTGACGGTGGTGTGCCTGGGCGGGGCGGTGGGCACCGGGGACGTGGTGTGGGACGCCTGCAGCGGCGAGGTGCGCCCCGATACCCTGTCGCTCCCCGCAGCCGCCGCCTGCGCCCGCCGACTGGCGCGGCGGGCGCCGGCGCCGGAACAGACCGCGGGCGCCGGGGACCCCCTGCACGTGCGACTCGGCCGCACCGACCGCGGCGACCCGGTGTACCTGGATATTCGCGAGGCGGCCCTCGGAGGTGCCGGTCCACACGGATTGTGCATCGGCGCAACGGGTTCAGGTAAATCCGAGCTGCTGCGCACCGTGGCGGTGGCGATGATCGCCCGGCACTCCGTCGACGAATTGAACCTCATCCTGGTGGACTTCAAAGGGGGCGCCAGCTTCCTGGATCTGCAGCGCGCTCCGCACGTGGCGGCCGTCATCACCAACCTCGCCGACGAGGCGCACCTGGTGGACCGGATGCGCGACGCCCTCGAGGGCGAGATGCACCGCCGCCAGCAGCTGCTCCGCGAGGCGGGCAACCTGGCCAAGGCCGACGACTACGCGCGGGTGCGGCAGACCCGCCCGGACCTGCCCGCGCTGCCCGCGCTTCTCGTCATCGTCGATGAGTTCTCCGAATTACTGAGCAGACAGCCCGATTTCATCGACGTCTTCACTGCGATCGGGCGGGTCGGCCGCTCACTGGGCATTCATCTGCTGCTGGCCAGCCGGCGCCTGGACGACGGTCGGTTGCGCGGGCTGGAGTCGCATCTGTCCTACCGGATCTGCCTCAAGACCCTCTCGGTCGCCGAATCACGGGCCGTTCTGGGGGTGCCGGACGCTCACCACCTCCCGGCGACGCCCGGCTCCGCCCTGCTCAAGATCGGCGCCGCCGACCCGGTGCCGTTCCGCGCCGACCAGGTGTCGGCCCCGGCTGTCCCGTCGTTTTCGGCACCCGCGCGTGTGTTGCGGCACCCGGTGCGGTTCACGTCCGTCCCGGCCGGTCCGGTTCACCGCGGTGGTGCCGACAACAGCTCGTGCCGTTCGGTTCTCGAGACGGTCCTCGACGCGGCGGCGGTGCCCGGTGCGGCGGCGCATCCTGTGTGGCTGGCGCCGCTGCGACACTCGCCGCGGCTGGCCGACCTGCCGGTGGGGGCAGGGTTGACCGTGCCCATCGGACTATCCGACCGGGTGTTCGAGCAGCGCCGGGTACCGGCGCTGCTGAACCTGTCGGGGGCGGCGGGCAACGTCGCGGTGGTCGGCGGGCCCCGCTCGGGTAAGACGACCGTGCTGACCACCCTGATCGGTGCGCTGAGCCTGGCGCACGGGCCCGATGAGCTGCACCTCTACTGTCTGGATTTCGGTGGCGGGGCGCTCGCGCCGCTGATCGGCCTGCCGCACGTCGGTGCCGTGGCCGGACGCCGGGATCCGGAGTTGGTGCGGCGCATCGTCGCTCAGGTGGTCGCCGAGGTGCGCCGCCGCGACGGGCGGTGTACCGCGGGTGCCGACACTTTTCTGCTCATCGACGGATGGGCCACCTTTCGGCAGGAGTTCGACGACCTGGAGAACACCGTGGTGTCGCTGGCCACCGAGGGCCTGGCGCACGGCGTGCACGTGGTCGTGACCGCCACCCGATGGGCGGATCTGCGGTCGGTGCTGAAAGACCAGCTCGGCTCCCGCGTCGAGCTGAGGCTCGCGGATCCGGTCGATTCCGAGGTGGACCGCACCCGTGCGCGGGCGGTCCCGAAAGCCCGGCCCGGTAGCGGCCTCACCCCCGACGGGTACCCGATGACAGCGGCCCTGCCCGGTGATCTCGACGCCTTGGCGGTGCAGCTGCGGGCCCGGCACGGGACGTCGTGCGCGCCGCGGGTGACCACCCTGCCCACCCAGGTGGACCGCAGGGCGCTGCCCTGGGCCGCCGACGCGGTGCTCGGGCTGGGAGATCGTGAGATGCAGCCGGTGACCCTCGATTTCGCGGTACGCCCGCATCTGGTGATCCTGGGTGACGCGCAGTGCGGCAAGACGGCGGCGATTCGGCTGCTGCTCGACGAGATCGGCCGCACGTCGCAGGCGGAGGTACACCTGCTGGACCCACGACGCACACTGCACCCGCAGGGTTGTCATGCCTACGCGGGCAGCACCACGCAGTGCGCGGACCTGGTGGCCGATCTGGTGGCGCGCCTGCAACCACGCACCCGGGCGGGCTGGACCGGCCCACAGGTCTACCTGCTGGTCGATGATCACGAGCTGACCGGCCGCGCCATCGAGCCACTGGTCGAGCTGATCCCGCACGCCCGCGACATCGGTCTGCACGTGGTGCTGGCGCGCCGGGGCGGTGCGCGGGCGCTCTACGACCCCGTGCTCACCGCGCTGCGGGACTGCGGTTCGGTGAGTCTGCAGATGAGTCAGGCCGGCGACGACGCCGGCCGGGCACGCGTGCTGCCTCCGGGGCGGGCCACGGTGGCCGTCGGCGCCGAGCAGCAGGTGGTGCAGCTGGCCTGGGTTCCGCCACGATGA
- a CDS encoding type VII secretion-associated protein produces MTVTCLLGPAEVQRVTPPATVADPMLAGAALDAGPARVVLVGDQPIAVGTLWHDLLAPLLADADAATLVHPGWWTPPMVELVHRAATALVQTVTVTSRAALLAGSGPGLVVVEIAEHAVLVTGSSGPLGLVRRGDGSVVERIADLVGSSPAIIDAPADIPGSSVLTGAVAAALSVRGVRVSRNGAERISAALASPAQNVSRRPRWAVAAALTAGLVSAGVWALHPSEPDRRPVVTAALVEGRVTVQVPAAWTVQRVTTGPGSARVQVVSPEDPDVMLHLTQSRVPVQDLAATATALRSAIDAEPAGTFVDFDPAGRRAGRPVVTYREVRPGRDIGWTVLVDADVRISIGCQSAPGRADTVAAACDDAVRTAQRLG; encoded by the coding sequence ATGACCGTCACGTGCCTGCTGGGCCCCGCGGAGGTGCAGCGGGTGACACCGCCGGCCACCGTGGCGGATCCCATGCTGGCGGGCGCGGCCCTCGACGCCGGCCCGGCGCGCGTCGTCCTCGTCGGCGACCAGCCCATTGCCGTCGGCACACTCTGGCACGATCTGCTGGCGCCGCTGCTGGCGGACGCGGACGCGGCCACGCTGGTACATCCCGGTTGGTGGACCCCGCCGATGGTGGAGTTGGTGCACCGCGCCGCCACCGCACTGGTGCAGACCGTCACCGTGACGTCGCGGGCCGCACTGCTGGCAGGAAGCGGCCCGGGCCTGGTGGTCGTCGAGATCGCGGAGCACGCGGTCCTGGTGACCGGCAGCAGCGGCCCGCTCGGCTTGGTGCGCCGCGGTGATGGGTCGGTGGTCGAGCGCATCGCCGACCTGGTGGGCTCGAGCCCGGCCATCATCGACGCTCCCGCGGACATACCCGGGTCCTCGGTGCTCACCGGTGCGGTGGCGGCGGCCTTGTCCGTTCGGGGCGTGCGGGTGTCGCGCAACGGCGCCGAGCGGATCAGTGCCGCCCTCGCATCGCCCGCGCAGAATGTGTCGCGCCGGCCGCGGTGGGCGGTGGCGGCCGCACTGACGGCCGGGCTGGTGTCCGCCGGAGTCTGGGCGCTTCACCCGAGCGAGCCGGATAGGCGACCGGTGGTCACGGCTGCGCTGGTGGAGGGACGGGTCACCGTGCAGGTGCCCGCCGCCTGGACCGTGCAGCGGGTGACCACCGGGCCGGGATCGGCTCGCGTGCAGGTGGTTTCGCCCGAGGATCCCGACGTGATGCTGCACCTGACCCAATCCCGCGTTCCGGTGCAGGACCTCGCCGCCACAGCCACGGCGCTGCGGAGCGCCATCGATGCCGAGCCCGCAGGGACGTTCGTCGACTTCGACCCGGCGGGGCGGCGAGCGGGCAGGCCGGTGGTGACCTACCGGGAAGTGCGGCCCGGCCGCGACATCGGCTGGACGGTGTTGGTCGACGCAGATGTGCGGATCAGCATCGGCTGCCAGAGCGCACCGGGACGCGCGGACACGGTCGCCGCAGCGTGTGACGACGCGGTGCGCACCGCGCAGCGACTCGGGTGA
- a CDS encoding WXG100 family type VII secretion target, translating into MSNSTLATDFALMRAAADATDARSAEIRTLLQGCIGRLQAVPASVWGGAAAVRFRDVVDRWNSETVRLCHSLDAIAATIRQNEKTLQEAGHQHAQQIAAVSNDLRH; encoded by the coding sequence ATGAGCAACTCAACACTGGCCACCGACTTCGCGCTCATGCGCGCGGCCGCCGACGCCACCGACGCCCGCAGCGCCGAGATCCGCACCCTGCTGCAGGGGTGTATCGGCAGATTGCAGGCGGTGCCCGCCTCGGTGTGGGGCGGCGCTGCCGCAGTCCGCTTCCGGGATGTGGTGGACCGGTGGAACTCCGAGACGGTCCGGCTGTGCCACTCGCTGGACGCCATCGCGGCGACCATCCGCCAGAACGAGAAAACCCTGCAGGAAGCCGGGCACCAACATGCCCAGCAGATCGCCGCCGTATCAAACGATCTGCGGCACTGA
- a CDS encoding WXG100 family type VII secretion target has product MMDQISYDFGEIEVAVRQEIARTSVRLNAALDDLAARIAPLQQVWTRDAAEAYRVQQTAWQQSATALDEILQRLGRAVGDGAAAVADTDRAAANVWR; this is encoded by the coding sequence ATGATGGATCAGATCAGCTACGACTTCGGTGAGATCGAGGTGGCCGTCAGGCAGGAGATCGCGCGGACCTCGGTGCGACTGAACGCCGCCCTGGACGACCTGGCCGCGCGGATCGCGCCGCTGCAGCAGGTCTGGACCCGCGACGCCGCCGAGGCCTACCGCGTCCAGCAGACCGCGTGGCAGCAGTCGGCCACAGCGCTCGACGAAATCCTGCAGCGCCTCGGTCGGGCCGTCGGTGACGGCGCAGCGGCCGTGGCCGACACCGACCGGGCAGCCGCCAACGTCTGGCGGTGA
- a CDS encoding helix-turn-helix domain-containing protein, whose product MTASTNAHDGRRTPALHAVHERFVAGEVDATSLADQVRPVVAESWRRSLAGGVDPDLGGARPSSVALTIARLRETHPLAPALPVIRRLLVDDAVESGVVVAVSAADGTLLWVEGDPVMRRKAEAMNFLPGADWSERGAGTNAPGTALALDQELQIRGGEHFSRIVQPWSCTAAPVHDPSTGALLGAIDLTGGDEVASTQTLALVRATVVAVESHLALLRLTGNPNPTPAARKPHLVVLGPRHRPGWVTTDDLGHLRATGLTGRHADILVLLSRHPEGLSADHLAVLLDDKDLDVVTVRAEMSRLRKVIGAEHLGSRPYRLLMPITSDIGEIFDALDDGDVESALARYTGPLLPQSVSPAIARLRTQLSASVRGAVLAEAARGRTDLLRRWLQLPEGRDDREGWRLLRDSAVSDPLRRAQAGGHLAGIDYDLR is encoded by the coding sequence GTGACAGCTTCGACCAACGCGCATGACGGGCGCCGTACCCCGGCGCTTCATGCTGTGCACGAACGGTTCGTCGCGGGTGAGGTGGATGCCACCTCCCTGGCCGATCAGGTGCGCCCGGTGGTCGCGGAGAGCTGGCGACGCAGCCTCGCCGGTGGCGTCGATCCCGACCTCGGGGGAGCGCGGCCCTCATCGGTGGCACTGACCATCGCCCGGCTGCGCGAGACCCATCCGTTGGCGCCGGCGTTGCCCGTCATCCGGCGGCTGCTGGTCGACGATGCGGTGGAGTCCGGCGTGGTGGTGGCCGTGAGTGCGGCGGACGGGACCCTGCTGTGGGTCGAGGGCGACCCGGTGATGCGCCGCAAGGCCGAGGCCATGAACTTCCTGCCCGGCGCGGACTGGAGTGAGCGCGGCGCGGGTACCAACGCACCCGGTACGGCGCTGGCGTTGGACCAGGAACTGCAGATCCGCGGCGGGGAACACTTTTCCCGGATCGTGCAGCCCTGGAGTTGCACCGCGGCGCCGGTGCACGATCCGAGCACCGGCGCCCTGCTCGGTGCCATCGACCTCACCGGCGGTGACGAGGTGGCGTCGACGCAGACGCTGGCGCTGGTGCGGGCCACCGTGGTCGCCGTGGAGAGCCACCTGGCCCTGCTGCGGCTCACCGGCAACCCCAACCCCACACCGGCCGCCCGCAAGCCGCATCTGGTGGTGCTGGGCCCCCGCCACCGGCCCGGCTGGGTGACCACCGACGACCTCGGCCATCTGCGCGCCACCGGACTGACCGGCCGCCACGCCGACATCCTGGTCCTGCTGAGCCGCCACCCCGAAGGCCTGTCTGCCGACCATCTCGCCGTGTTGCTCGATGACAAGGACCTCGACGTCGTCACCGTGCGCGCCGAGATGTCGCGGCTGCGCAAGGTCATCGGTGCCGAACACCTGGGTTCGCGGCCATACCGGTTGCTGATGCCCATCACGTCCGACATCGGTGAGATCTTCGACGCCCTCGACGACGGGGATGTGGAATCGGCGTTGGCGCGCTACACCGGGCCGTTGCTGCCGCAGTCGGTGTCTCCTGCGATCGCCCGGCTGCGCACCCAGCTGTCGGCGTCGGTGCGCGGTGCGGTGCTCGCCGAGGCGGCGCGCGGCCGTACCGATCTGCTGCGGCGGTGGCTGCAGCTGCCCGAGGGGCGAGATGACCGGGAGGGGTGGCGACTGCTGCGCGACAGCGCGGTATCGGACCCGTTGCGTCGCGCCCAGGCGGGCGGGCATCTGGCGGGGATCGACTACGACCTCAGGTGA
- a CDS encoding STAS domain-containing protein → MADTVTIIYLQGLRLEPQPRNRGCVQPRPRSRTTLQVTAQDGTVEALGEVDAANAKSFSDQVCAAISAMDDAVGEVTVDLSGVRFFAVDACTALHAVNAHLMRVDRAWSVVPGPAVSRVLGLCDPASVIPVADSEELAEPA, encoded by the coding sequence GTGGCGGACACAGTGACGATCATCTATCTGCAGGGACTGCGACTGGAGCCCCAGCCGCGCAACCGAGGGTGCGTCCAGCCGCGGCCGCGCTCGCGCACCACGCTGCAGGTCACCGCCCAGGACGGAACGGTCGAGGCACTCGGTGAAGTGGATGCTGCAAACGCGAAATCCTTCTCCGACCAGGTGTGCGCGGCAATCTCGGCAATGGATGACGCGGTGGGCGAGGTCACCGTCGACCTGTCCGGAGTGCGATTTTTCGCCGTCGACGCCTGCACCGCCCTGCATGCCGTCAACGCCCACCTCATGCGCGTCGACCGGGCGTGGTCGGTGGTTCCCGGCCCAGCCGTGAGCCGGGTGCTCGGACTCTGCGATCCGGCCAGCGTGATCCCGGTGGCCGACAGCGAGGAGCTGGCTGAACCCGCCTGA